A single region of the Fenollaria sporofastidiosus genome encodes:
- a CDS encoding ABC transporter ATP-binding protein, whose amino-acid sequence MEQKQENPIRLLLSWSGKSKRYLFASVACAFASGLFVIGPYIGIYNLMDAILSENITQRLLVNNIVLISATTILRMITLACSGVLSHKGAYGALYRVRCMIVEHLAKVPLGVLDDHSTGEIKTVLNEDIEKLELCLAHNIPELVSYLTGPIVIFIYLMTVNIPLAIISLIPLPIAGIVMIHLFKGMSSIMHDSNQSLIAFNSIMIEYIRGMRLIKAYNMGSKSFKKFSDAIKEENRVWNLISRKMGPPFAIFIIILECGMVLLVPIGGMLFLRNSITSSVFLLFAYVGSLYLTELLPLQQLGTTFAQALNGVTKTKEILELPVYESDGDFPTHCDIAVKNISFSYDGKKNVLENCSLYVAEGEKIALIGVSGAGKSTVIELISRFYDVQEGQVLIGGINVKNINYEKLLQNISIVFQKTFLTRDSVLENIRMGSNATLEEVRAAAKEAQIDDFIMSLPDGYDTKVGSFGSRFSGGEKQRIAIARAILKNAPILILDEATSAADPENQLEIDRAIENLCKGKTVLIVAHRLGAVKMCDKVAIVENHTITDAGTHEEVLSRNNYYRKAWSDYNASRKIVYGGKGDEA is encoded by the coding sequence ATGGAGCAGAAACAAGAAAACCCAATAAGACTTCTTTTGTCATGGTCGGGGAAAAGTAAACGGTATCTTTTTGCGTCCGTCGCCTGTGCTTTTGCAAGCGGCTTATTTGTAATAGGGCCGTATATTGGCATTTATAACCTTATGGATGCGATTTTATCCGAAAATATAACACAACGGTTATTGGTGAATAATATCGTACTGATTTCTGCAACAACTATCCTGCGTATGATTACTTTGGCTTGTTCAGGCGTTCTTTCTCATAAAGGAGCTTATGGTGCATTATATCGTGTACGTTGTATGATAGTGGAACATTTGGCAAAAGTTCCGTTAGGCGTACTGGATGATCATAGCACGGGAGAAATCAAAACTGTTTTAAATGAGGATATTGAAAAACTGGAACTATGCCTTGCTCATAATATTCCAGAGTTGGTAAGTTATCTCACTGGTCCGATAGTCATTTTTATTTATTTAATGACAGTAAACATTCCATTAGCGATAATTTCTTTGATTCCCCTTCCGATTGCAGGAATTGTTATGATACATCTTTTTAAGGGTATGTCAAGTATCATGCATGATTCAAACCAATCTCTTATTGCATTTAATTCGATTATGATTGAGTACATTCGCGGAATGCGGTTAATTAAAGCCTATAATATGGGAAGTAAATCGTTCAAAAAATTCTCGGATGCCATTAAAGAGGAAAACAGAGTATGGAATTTGATCTCGCGTAAAATGGGACCTCCCTTTGCAATTTTTATTATTATTCTGGAATGTGGAATGGTTCTTTTGGTTCCTATTGGTGGAATGCTGTTTTTAAGAAATTCTATCACTTCCAGTGTGTTTTTGCTTTTCGCTTATGTTGGTTCTCTATATTTAACTGAGCTACTTCCACTTCAGCAGTTAGGAACAACCTTTGCACAGGCATTGAATGGAGTTACTAAGACAAAGGAAATACTGGAGTTGCCTGTTTATGAAAGCGATGGGGATTTTCCTACACATTGTGATATTGCCGTTAAAAACATTTCCTTTTCATATGATGGGAAAAAGAATGTTCTGGAGAATTGCAGTTTGTATGTAGCTGAAGGAGAGAAAATAGCTCTGATTGGTGTTTCCGGTGCTGGTAAAAGCACAGTCATTGAGCTGATCTCCCGATTTTACGATGTGCAGGAAGGTCAGGTATTAATCGGCGGTATAAATGTAAAAAACATAAACTATGAAAAATTGCTTCAAAACATATCCATTGTATTTCAAAAGACGTTTTTGACCCGCGACAGTGTTTTGGAGAATATCCGTATGGGCAGTAACGCCACTCTGGAAGAAGTGAGGGCAGCCGCAAAAGAGGCACAGATTGACGATTTCATCATGTCTTTGCCAGATGGATATGATACGAAAGTAGGCAGTTTTGGCTCCCGTTTCTCTGGCGGAGAAAAACAAAGGATAGCGATTGCAAGAGCTATTTTAAAAAATGCTCCTATTCTGATATTAGATGAAGCCACAAGTGCAGCCGATCCCGAAAATCAGTTGGAAATAGATCGGGCAATTGAGAATCTTTGCAAAGGGAAAACCGTTTTGATTGTCGCACATCGTTTGGGTGCAGTTAAAATGTGTGATAAAGTGGCAATTGTCGAAAATCACACGATAACCGATGCAGGCACCCATGAAGAAGTCCTTTCCAGAAATAATTATTATAGAAAGGCATGGAGCGATTACAATGCTTCAAGAAAAATCGTCTATGGCGGGAAAGGAGATGAAGCATAA
- a CDS encoding ABC transporter ATP-binding protein, whose protein sequence is MIQFKNVGFAYAGTTASEIGVKHIDLFVETGECVLLCGRSGCGKTTITKLINGLIPNYFPGELNGDVQVDDLKVFETPTYQLAEKIGSVFQNPRTQFFNVDVDSEIAFGIENAAVPPEELHRRLGNTLDVLHIRHLQGRNIFELSGGEKQKVAFASVYAMDPDIYLLDEPSSNLDMASIADLKKYLQLLKKAGKTILIAEHRLYYLLDIADRIVYLSEGEIQAIWTSAELRKLSDVERKNMGLRAVALETVYPVVANVPIQKPVLEIQDVSLFYKKQMIISHISMQASKGEIIGVVGCNGAGKTTFLRALCGLHKGSTGKFLWQGNAQNEKERMKRSFMVMQDVNYELFADSVEAECTFGIRYTDPALVKRALDDLDLLSVRKRHPNTLSGGQKQRVAVAVSMICGKEVVVFDEPTSGLDYDSMEQVSKLIQDLAKNKVIFVVTHDYEFVCQTCSRLIRFDCHVLADDIPVCIENKERIYALMEQGEKK, encoded by the coding sequence ATGATCCAATTCAAAAATGTTGGCTTTGCCTATGCAGGGACAACCGCTTCCGAAATCGGAGTAAAACATATTGACCTATTTGTAGAAACAGGAGAATGCGTTTTGCTTTGCGGTCGTTCTGGGTGTGGTAAGACAACAATTACAAAATTGATTAATGGACTTATCCCTAATTATTTCCCTGGCGAGTTAAATGGCGATGTACAAGTGGATGACCTGAAGGTTTTTGAAACACCTACATATCAACTTGCTGAAAAAATCGGATCTGTATTTCAAAATCCGAGGACCCAGTTCTTTAATGTAGATGTGGACAGTGAAATCGCATTTGGAATAGAAAACGCGGCTGTCCCACCGGAGGAATTGCATCGTAGACTTGGAAATACTCTTGATGTCTTACATATCCGTCATTTGCAGGGACGAAATATATTTGAATTATCCGGGGGCGAAAAACAAAAAGTTGCCTTTGCGTCTGTGTATGCAATGGACCCGGATATTTACTTGTTGGATGAGCCGTCTTCTAACTTGGATATGGCCTCAATAGCGGACTTAAAAAAATATTTGCAGCTTCTGAAAAAAGCGGGAAAAACAATTTTAATTGCTGAACACCGCCTTTATTATCTTCTTGATATAGCAGATCGCATTGTATATTTGTCAGAAGGGGAAATCCAGGCAATTTGGACGTCAGCAGAACTCAGAAAGCTCTCGGATGTTGAAAGAAAGAATATGGGGCTGCGCGCTGTGGCATTAGAAACTGTGTATCCCGTTGTTGCCAATGTTCCAATTCAAAAACCTGTACTGGAAATACAAGATGTATCACTATTTTACAAAAAGCAGATGATTATCAGTCACATCTCAATGCAGGCTTCTAAAGGTGAAATCATTGGCGTTGTCGGATGCAATGGAGCTGGGAAAACGACATTCCTTCGTGCTTTATGTGGGTTGCATAAAGGATCCACAGGGAAATTCTTGTGGCAAGGCAATGCACAAAATGAAAAGGAACGCATGAAGCGATCTTTTATGGTTATGCAGGATGTTAACTACGAATTGTTTGCAGATAGTGTAGAAGCTGAATGTACGTTTGGAATCAGATACACTGATCCTGCGCTGGTGAAAAGAGCATTAGATGATTTGGACCTTCTTTCTGTCCGTAAACGGCATCCGAACACACTTTCCGGAGGACAAAAGCAGCGGGTTGCTGTAGCCGTTAGTATGATATGCGGTAAGGAAGTGGTGGTTTTTGATGAACCAACTTCGGGTCTTGATTATGACAGCATGGAGCAAGTTAGCAAATTGATTCAGGACCTTGCAAAAAATAAAGTCATATTTGTTGTCACTCACGATTATGAATTTGTCTGCCAAACATGCTCGCGTCTGATTCGCTTTGATTGTCACGTTTTGGCAGATGATATTCCCGTTTGTATAGAAAACAAGGAAAGAATTTATGCACTTATGGAACAGGGGGAGAAAAAGTGA
- a CDS encoding energy-coupling factor transporter transmembrane component T has protein sequence MNIQYTKIHSGLCTFDPRTKILLLAITVFAATMAPSLRHVWLLVLFITLFGCTCGKAKRSLCHLIFFALFYLLTLYVLSLETGVVHTMFVAWMGLFYKVYPCAMLAGIILSTTSVNEFLTAMNKAHVSKGIYIPLAVMLRYIPTIQEDWHYIKDGMRLRDVSLSFKGFIHHPGMTIECLYVPLLMTASKAADELAIASVTRGIENPHSRTCLIQIKFRIQDILVIICFLFLLALNAGEIGGAV, from the coding sequence GTGAATATACAGTACACAAAAATTCATAGTGGATTGTGTACGTTTGATCCACGTACAAAAATCTTGTTACTTGCAATCACTGTATTTGCCGCAACGATGGCTCCATCGTTGCGGCATGTATGGCTATTAGTGTTATTCATCACACTTTTTGGATGCACATGCGGAAAAGCCAAACGCTCTTTATGCCATCTGATCTTTTTTGCTTTATTTTATTTACTGACCCTTTACGTTCTCTCTCTTGAAACGGGTGTTGTACATACGATGTTTGTCGCATGGATGGGGCTTTTCTACAAAGTGTATCCTTGTGCAATGCTCGCTGGAATCATACTGTCCACAACGAGTGTAAATGAATTTCTGACAGCAATGAATAAAGCACATGTTTCTAAAGGAATATACATTCCGTTGGCAGTTATGTTGCGATATATTCCGACAATTCAAGAAGATTGGCACTATATCAAAGACGGTATGCGTTTAAGAGATGTATCACTTTCTTTTAAGGGTTTTATTCATCACCCTGGGATGACAATTGAGTGTTTGTATGTCCCGCTTTTAATGACTGCGTCCAAGGCAGCTGATGAACTTGCAATTGCATCTGTAACAAGAGGCATTGAAAATCCTCATTCACGGACCTGTCTGATACAAATCAAATTTAGAATACAGGATATTTTGGTAATCATTTGTTTCTTGTTTCTTTTGGCGTTGAACGCAGGTGAGATTGGAGGTGCGGTATGA
- a CDS encoding MptD family putative ECF transporter S component — protein sequence MSNTKSGLSVKELIVTGVFSAIIFICISLSGGVFAMMPALTFYYPVGAALLAGPVYLLMVAKVPKKGPIFIASALMAIFCFVTGMHIGMTIGYLIGGVLAEIVAHTANYKSKKMNILSYVFFCLGGTGTYIAYFINPQTWVNTMLEKGTTQEYLDSMLASTSWIVLVTMLIGTIVIALLSGFVGSKLLKKQFEKAGITA from the coding sequence ATGTCTAACACGAAATCCGGTCTTTCTGTCAAAGAACTTATCGTAACAGGTGTCTTTTCCGCAATTATCTTTATCTGTATCAGCCTTAGCGGTGGTGTGTTTGCGATGATGCCAGCACTCACTTTCTACTATCCTGTCGGTGCTGCTCTTCTTGCTGGTCCAGTGTATTTGCTTATGGTTGCGAAAGTACCAAAGAAAGGCCCCATTTTTATTGCAAGTGCGCTTATGGCAATCTTTTGCTTTGTAACAGGTATGCACATTGGAATGACAATCGGCTATTTAATTGGTGGAGTACTTGCAGAAATTGTCGCACACACTGCAAATTATAAAAGCAAAAAAATGAATATTCTTTCGTATGTATTCTTTTGCTTGGGTGGAACTGGCACATATATTGCATATTTTATTAACCCGCAAACATGGGTAAATACTATGCTGGAAAAAGGAACGACACAGGAATATCTTGATAGTATGCTTGCATCTACCAGTTGGATCGTACTTGTAACAATGTTGATCGGAACAATAGTGATTGCTTTGCTCAGCGGTTTTGTTGGAAGCAAGCTATTAAAGAAACAGTTTGAAAAAGCGGGTATCACAGCGTGA
- a CDS encoding helix-turn-helix domain-containing protein, with protein sequence MSDIAAQFNTMLIKSGFQKMPPNGKFSSIGNFYCLPESFGEGIYWIYGEKNLFNIKIHDFYFYEDEFFDQESLNWPESLSITYYESVSGEEIMPYRRLTAGCIKTFFGGQHPYKAIFHKNIPIRTIGIEIMPAYYEKYLKEAFPDEYINPDEAFREIDQANDFPEMVSLLRKIWNYNGDGMAAKLFFQSKVFEAVALIVEHNKKSPERGKVRISSQDIKSLENVAAYINDHYNRKILLDKLARIACMGTTKLKITFKQVYCCTITEYIQQRRLSQGENLLCSTDFSIEQIALAVGYSNAGRFSRDFKKSTGLYPSEYRKWAQQKKINKNDVTNHSV encoded by the coding sequence ATGTCCGATATTGCTGCTCAATTCAATACTATGTTGATAAAAAGTGGTTTTCAGAAAATGCCACCAAATGGAAAATTTAGCTCTATTGGAAACTTTTATTGTTTGCCTGAATCATTTGGAGAGGGAATTTATTGGATATACGGTGAAAAAAACCTATTTAATATCAAAATACATGATTTCTATTTTTACGAGGATGAATTTTTCGATCAGGAAAGCCTAAACTGGCCGGAGAGCCTAAGCATCACCTATTACGAATCTGTATCTGGTGAAGAAATCATGCCTTACCGGCGCCTTACCGCGGGATGTATAAAAACATTCTTTGGAGGCCAGCACCCATACAAGGCAATTTTTCATAAAAACATACCAATTCGGACGATTGGTATAGAGATTATGCCTGCTTACTATGAAAAGTATCTAAAAGAAGCATTTCCAGATGAATATATAAATCCAGATGAAGCATTTCGCGAGATTGATCAAGCAAATGATTTCCCTGAAATGGTTTCTCTGTTACGCAAAATCTGGAATTATAATGGAGATGGAATGGCCGCAAAACTATTCTTCCAAAGTAAAGTTTTCGAGGCAGTAGCTTTGATTGTCGAACATAACAAAAAGAGTCCAGAAAGAGGGAAAGTCCGTATTTCATCACAGGATATAAAATCTCTTGAAAATGTCGCTGCGTATATCAACGATCATTACAACAGAAAAATTCTTTTAGATAAACTAGCGCGCATTGCCTGCATGGGAACAACAAAGTTGAAAATTACATTTAAGCAGGTCTATTGCTGCACCATTACGGAATATATTCAACAGCGGCGTTTATCTCAGGGAGAAAATCTCCTTTGCTCCACCGATTTTTCAATTGAGCAAATTGCTCTGGCTGTTGGATATAGTAATGCTGGTCGTTTTTCAAGAGACTTCAAAAAAAGTACTGGTCTATATCCTTCTGAATATCGGAAGTGGGCACAGCAAAAAAAAATCAATAAAAACGATGTAACAAATCATTCTGTTTAG